In Deferribacteraceae bacterium V6Fe1, one genomic interval encodes:
- a CDS encoding acetate uptake transporter: protein MGKTLSTHVDSKGNQYVQEGVARGAMIAETIIKDTTANPAPLGLMGFGLTTILLNMHNVGLFGISSMILAMGIFYGGLAQIIAGVMEWKKRNTFGTVAFTSYGLFWISLVFIIMLPELGVAKKPTGTEMSAYLFMWGAFSTILWIGTFKVNKALMIVFSLLVVLFMLLAYADATGSHTAKLIAGYEGIVCGISAIYTGAAQIINEMYGRAVLPIGEF from the coding sequence ATGGGTAAAACGTTAAGTACTCATGTAGATTCAAAAGGAAACCAATATGTGCAAGAGGGTGTTGCAAGGGGGGCTATGATTGCCGAAACTATCATTAAGGATACCACCGCAAATCCTGCACCTCTTGGTTTGATGGGGTTCGGATTAACCACTATTCTTTTGAATATGCACAACGTTGGTTTGTTTGGGATAAGCAGTATGATATTGGCTATGGGGATTTTTTATGGCGGTTTAGCTCAAATTATTGCCGGTGTTATGGAGTGGAAAAAGAGAAATACTTTTGGAACCGTTGCATTTACCTCTTATGGACTATTTTGGATTAGCTTAGTATTTATTATTATGCTTCCTGAGTTGGGGGTTGCAAAAAAACCGACAGGTACTGAGATGTCAGCATATCTTTTTATGTGGGGTGCTTTTTCTACAATTTTGTGGATAGGTACTTTTAAAGTAAATAAAGCTTTGATGATTGTTTTTTCGTTGTTGGTAGTTTTATTTATGCTTTTGGCTTATGCTGATGCAACGGGCAGTCATACTGCTAAACTTATTGCCGGATATGAGGGGATAGTTTGCGGTATAAGTGCAATATACACAGGTGCTGCTCAAATTATTAACGAGATGTACGGCAGAGCAGTTTTACCAATAGGAGAGTTTTAG
- the rpsT gene encoding 30S ribosomal protein S20, which produces MAHTLSAKKRIRQSEKKRLRNKAYKSKMRTLTKKFVAAVNSGDLSVAEESFKTVSREILKISTKGVIHKNQAARRVSRLAKKLNSLKSA; this is translated from the coding sequence ATGGCGCATACATTGTCAGCTAAAAAAAGAATTAGGCAGTCTGAAAAGAAAAGACTTAGAAACAAGGCTTACAAATCTAAGATGAGAACACTTACTAAGAAGTTTGTTGCTGCAGTTAATAGTGGCGATTTGAGTGTTGCTGAGGAAAGTTTTAAAACTGTTTCCAGGGAAATCTTAAAAATTTCTACTAAAGGTGTTATTCATAAAAATCAGGCTGCAAGAAGAGTATCAAGACTTGCAAAAAAGTTAAATTCTCTAAAATCCGCATAA
- a CDS encoding YhdH/YhfP family quinone oxidoreductase has translation MKFNAMIVSEENGKYIRRIEERDIHDLPKNDVIINVKYSSLNYKDALSAIGNKGVTKNYPHTPGIDAAGIVYKSNSDRFKEGEEVIVTGYDLGMNTPGGFGQYISVPASWIIKKPDNLTLKDSMIFGTAGFTAALSIIQLEKYGLTQESGEILVTGATGGVGSMAVAMLAASGYNVVAATGKKDKEALLKSLGASQIIDRNEIDDESGKPMLRPRWGGVVDTVGGNILVTAIKSLKYGCSATTCGLTKSHELNLTVFPFILRGVNLLGIDSVEQPIETKENVWKNISQRWNKDFVQNIYQEVNLEELSDKIDLILKGQIAGRVVVKL, from the coding sequence ATGAAATTTAACGCTATGATAGTAAGTGAGGAAAATGGTAAATATATCAGAAGAATCGAAGAACGAGACATTCACGACTTGCCAAAAAATGATGTAATAATTAACGTAAAATACTCTTCCTTAAACTACAAAGATGCACTGTCGGCTATTGGCAATAAAGGGGTAACTAAAAATTATCCGCATACTCCTGGAATTGATGCTGCAGGGATAGTATACAAAAGTAACTCCGACAGGTTTAAAGAGGGTGAAGAGGTGATAGTCACTGGATATGATTTGGGCATGAATACGCCGGGAGGGTTTGGACAATATATAAGCGTACCTGCATCGTGGATTATCAAAAAACCGGATAATCTCACTTTAAAAGACTCTATGATATTTGGCACCGCCGGTTTTACTGCTGCATTGTCTATTATTCAGCTTGAAAAATACGGACTCACTCAGGAAAGCGGAGAAATCCTCGTCACAGGTGCAACAGGTGGAGTAGGCTCAATGGCTGTTGCAATGCTTGCTGCGTCCGGGTATAATGTTGTGGCTGCCACTGGGAAAAAAGACAAAGAGGCATTGCTTAAATCCCTTGGAGCTTCACAAATTATCGATAGAAATGAAATAGATGATGAAAGCGGCAAACCGATGCTAAGACCAAGATGGGGCGGAGTTGTCGACACAGTTGGCGGCAATATACTTGTTACTGCGATAAAATCACTCAAATATGGCTGTTCTGCCACGACATGTGGACTAACGAAGTCACACGAATTAAATCTTACCGTTTTTCCATTCATTTTAAGGGGCGTAAATCTTTTAGGGATAGACTCAGTAGAGCAGCCAATAGAAACAAAAGAAAACGTCTGGAAGAATATTTCTCAAAGATGGAACAAAGATTTTGTACAAAACATATATCAAGAAGTCAATTTGGAAGAATTATCCGATAAAATAGACTTAATATTGAAAGGACAAATCGCAGGTAGAGTTGTCGTTAAACTATAA
- a CDS encoding cupin domain-containing protein, whose translation MFLGHEKDVEKIRYDGDNIKSVIKQSLIGPDQGWDGHVMRLFTVEEGGFTPRHSHPWPHINYVVSGKGTLYLSGKEYEISAGSIAYVPNNTAHQFMANKGETIKFICIVPEEGDK comes from the coding sequence ATGTTTTTAGGTCATGAGAAAGATGTTGAGAAAATAAGATACGATGGCGACAATATTAAGAGTGTAATAAAGCAGTCACTAATTGGACCGGATCAAGGTTGGGATGGTCATGTAATGCGGCTATTTACCGTTGAGGAAGGTGGTTTTACCCCGAGGCATTCTCATCCATGGCCACATATAAACTATGTGGTTAGTGGTAAAGGGACACTTTATTTAAGTGGTAAAGAGTATGAGATTAGTGCCGGCTCAATAGCGTATGTCCCTAATAATACCGCTCATCAGTTTATGGCAAATAAGGGTGAAACTATTAAATTTATCTGCATTGTCCCAGAGGAAGGTGATAAGTAA
- a CDS encoding ZIP family metal transporter — translation MFEYFLSLPHTAQALLATLFTWFLTALGAAMVFFFKTINKRILNLMLGFASGVMIAASFWSLLAPAITMVEEEGGIIWLPPVIGFLSGGAFLWIVDKFLPHMHMDKQESEGVKTSLQRSVLLVLAITLHNIPEGLAVGVAFGAVGNGLTSASIGGAIALAIGIGIQNFPEGAAVSVPLRREGFSRFKSFMYGQASGIVEPIAGVVGAFAVVLMKPILPYALSFAAGAMIYVVVEELIPESQFGDEIDLSTIGAMIGFAVMMTLDVALG, via the coding sequence ATGTTTGAGTATTTTTTGAGTTTGCCACATACTGCTCAGGCGCTTTTGGCGACACTTTTTACATGGTTTTTAACTGCTCTTGGGGCAGCAATGGTTTTCTTTTTTAAGACAATTAATAAGAGAATTTTAAATCTGATGCTTGGATTTGCTTCAGGTGTAATGATTGCCGCAAGTTTCTGGTCGTTACTTGCTCCTGCAATTACAATGGTTGAGGAAGAAGGTGGAATCATTTGGTTGCCTCCGGTAATTGGATTTTTATCAGGTGGGGCTTTTTTATGGATAGTTGATAAATTTTTACCTCATATGCATATGGATAAACAGGAGAGTGAAGGGGTTAAAACATCTTTACAGCGAAGTGTTTTACTTGTTTTGGCAATTACTTTGCACAATATTCCTGAAGGACTTGCAGTAGGGGTTGCCTTTGGTGCTGTCGGAAATGGTTTAACATCCGCCTCAATTGGTGGAGCAATAGCCCTTGCAATAGGTATCGGTATTCAAAATTTTCCTGAAGGGGCAGCTGTTTCTGTCCCACTAAGGAGAGAAGGTTTTAGTAGATTTAAAAGTTTTATGTATGGTCAGGCTTCAGGTATTGTAGAGCCTATAGCAGGTGTGGTAGGGGCTTTTGCTGTAGTGCTGATGAAACCTATTTTACCTTATGCTTTATCATTTGCTGCGGGGGCAATGATTTATGTCGTAGTAGAAGAGCTTATTCCGGAGTCCCAATTTGGCGATGAAATAGACTTGTCAACAATAGGAGCTATGATTGGTTTTGCCGTAATGATGACTCTTGATGTTGCCTTAGGTTAA
- the lysA gene encoding diaminopimelate decarboxylase yields the protein MVDKKLPFTKEQIERIIEKYPTPFHIYDEKGIRENAKRLKKAFSWNDGFKEYFAVKATPNPYILKLLKEEGFGADCSSMAELILSEKVGIVGENIMFTSNETPEYEYVKAKQLGAIINLDDITHIDFVDKVCGLPELICFRYNPGPLKGGNAIIGKPEEAKYGFTKEQLFEGYKICKERGVKRFGLHTMVASNELDPEYFVDTVNMLLDVAHEITNEVGIKFEFINMGGGIGIPYRPEQNPVDLEYVGNKIEDLFDKKVKGTKLDPLKLYMENGRMITGPYGYLVTKAIHKKDIYKKYIGVDASMANLMRPGMYGAYHHITVLGKENEPKDMVYDVVGSLCENNDKFAIDRNLPEIERGDIIVIHDAGAHGHAMGFNYNGKLRSAELLLKEDGGVELIRRAETIDDLFATLDFSRL from the coding sequence ATGGTGGATAAGAAATTGCCTTTTACTAAAGAGCAGATTGAGAGAATAATTGAAAAATATCCTACACCTTTTCACATTTACGATGAAAAGGGGATTAGGGAAAATGCTAAAAGATTAAAAAAGGCTTTTAGTTGGAATGATGGATTTAAGGAATATTTTGCAGTTAAGGCAACACCTAATCCATATATTTTAAAACTCTTAAAAGAGGAAGGATTTGGGGCCGACTGCAGTTCAATGGCTGAACTTATTTTGTCTGAAAAGGTAGGGATTGTTGGAGAAAACATTATGTTTACTTCTAACGAGACACCTGAGTATGAATATGTCAAGGCTAAACAGTTGGGGGCTATAATTAATTTGGACGATATTACTCATATCGATTTTGTAGATAAAGTTTGTGGACTTCCTGAGCTAATCTGTTTTAGGTACAACCCTGGTCCTCTTAAAGGTGGTAATGCTATTATTGGCAAGCCTGAAGAAGCTAAATATGGGTTTACAAAGGAGCAATTGTTTGAGGGTTATAAGATTTGTAAAGAGAGAGGAGTAAAGAGATTTGGGTTACATACGATGGTGGCATCTAATGAACTTGATCCTGAATATTTTGTAGATACTGTAAATATGCTCCTTGATGTTGCTCATGAGATTACAAATGAAGTTGGGATAAAGTTTGAATTTATCAATATGGGTGGTGGTATCGGTATCCCTTATAGACCTGAACAAAATCCTGTTGATTTGGAGTATGTTGGAAATAAAATTGAAGATTTATTTGATAAAAAGGTAAAAGGTACAAAGCTTGACCCTTTAAAGCTTTATATGGAAAACGGCAGGATGATTACAGGACCTTACGGTTATCTTGTAACCAAAGCTATTCATAAAAAGGACATTTATAAGAAATATATCGGTGTTGATGCCAGTATGGCAAATCTTATGAGGCCTGGTATGTATGGTGCATATCATCATATTACTGTGCTTGGCAAAGAGAATGAGCCTAAAGATATGGTATACGATGTAGTTGGTTCATTGTGTGAAAATAATGATAAGTTTGCTATTGATAGAAATTTGCCTGAAATAGAAAGAGGCGATATTATTGTAATACATGATGCAGGTGCACATGGACATGCAATGGGCTTTAATTATAACGGTAAACTAAGGTCTGCAGAACTTTTGCTTAAAGAGGATGGAGGTGTAGAGCTTATCAGAAGGGCAGAAACAATAGATGACCTTTTTGCTACCTTAGATTTTTCAAGATTATAA
- a CDS encoding hemerythrin family protein, whose translation MTEENILKVELFTETYEALCRKVEFIASKDIGTIRLDEIKALINELKNFHKFLWNLMTRYSFENSEIYRDYTDECIKTLNDIYLEAELYGFKDDLKIRLQQALEKYIDSCFLELDNTFLPFLNKTVFLKNLSLGIKLIDAQHKSLFVFIDKFVAKIMDNASKEETLKAVNYLEKYTDKHFSDEEKLMKEVNYPETSNHIKEHTKFKQTVLSIKDQVGEKNTELIEEIFLGLNEWLIKHILGSDKKFADFYHGK comes from the coding sequence ATGACTGAAGAAAATATATTAAAAGTAGAATTATTTACCGAAACTTACGAAGCTTTATGTAGGAAAGTCGAATTCATAGCAAGTAAAGACATTGGTACCATTAGGTTGGATGAGATAAAAGCTCTCATCAATGAGCTCAAAAATTTCCACAAGTTTTTGTGGAATTTAATGACTAGATACAGCTTTGAAAACAGTGAAATATATAGGGATTATACTGATGAGTGTATTAAGACCCTGAATGATATCTATCTGGAAGCAGAACTTTATGGTTTTAAGGATGATTTAAAAATTAGGTTACAGCAAGCACTTGAAAAATACATTGACTCATGCTTCTTAGAACTAGATAATACTTTTCTCCCCTTTCTAAACAAAACAGTTTTTTTGAAAAACCTCTCTTTAGGCATTAAATTAATAGATGCTCAACATAAGTCGCTATTTGTTTTCATTGATAAATTTGTAGCTAAAATAATGGATAACGCATCAAAAGAAGAAACTCTCAAGGCTGTGAATTACCTTGAAAAATATACTGACAAGCATTTTAGTGATGAAGAAAAATTGATGAAAGAAGTAAACTATCCTGAAACTTCAAACCATATTAAAGAGCATACCAAATTCAAGCAAACAGTATTAAGTATCAAAGATCAGGTTGGCGAAAAAAATACTGAACTAATCGAGGAGATATTTTTAGGGCTTAACGAATGGTTAATAAAACACATTCTCGGCTCAGACAAAAAATTTGCAGATTTTTATCATGGAAAATAA
- the thrS gene encoding threonine--tRNA ligase produces the protein MNIYLPDGNVFELMEEATVIDLAKKISNGLAKIAIAGAVNGKLVDLYHNLKDGDKVRIVTNKDKEALDILRHSTAHLMAQAVKRLFPEAKVTIGPNIEDGFYYDFDIERPFTPEDLEKIEKEMKKISDENIQISRKVLSKDEAVKLFSSMGETFKVEIINELEEGEVSLYEQGDFVDLCRGPHLPSTGKIKFFKLLNVAGAYWRGDENNKMLQRIYGTAWFKKEDLDDYLNRLEEAKKRDHRKLGKELELFSTFDEIGSGLICWMPKGGRMRATIEDFWRKKHYENGYELLYTPHIGKSNLWQTSGHLDFYNENMYSPMDIEGQNYFIKPMNCPFHIMIYKSKTRSYRDLPLRWAELGTVYRYERSGVLHGLLRVRGFTQDDAHIVCAQDQIESEIKEVLRFSLEMWKAFGFENIKGYIATRPEKSVGDESMWEKATNSLTEAIKSSGIEFEVDEGGGAFYGPKIDLKVKDAIGREWQMTTIQFDFNLPERFDMSYVDKDGQQKRPFMVHRALLGSLERFFGVLIEHFAGAFPMWIAPVQVKILNISDTQIDYCKELYNELKSNGFRVELDLRNEKIGYKIREAQMEKIPHMIIIGNDEMENKKVSVRLRNGENKNNLDFSEYIGVLRELDKSKTQQLWR, from the coding sequence ATGAACATATATTTGCCTGATGGAAACGTATTTGAGTTAATGGAAGAAGCTACTGTAATTGATTTGGCTAAGAAAATTAGTAATGGCCTTGCCAAAATTGCTATTGCAGGTGCGGTAAATGGTAAATTGGTAGATTTATACCATAATTTGAAAGATGGAGATAAGGTCAGAATTGTTACCAATAAGGATAAAGAAGCACTTGATATTCTTAGACATTCTACTGCTCACTTAATGGCTCAGGCAGTTAAAAGACTTTTTCCTGAAGCAAAAGTTACGATAGGTCCGAATATAGAAGATGGTTTTTATTACGATTTTGATATTGAAAGGCCTTTTACTCCTGAAGATTTAGAGAAAATTGAAAAAGAGATGAAGAAGATTAGCGACGAGAATATACAGATAAGTAGAAAAGTTTTGAGCAAAGATGAGGCAGTAAAGCTTTTTAGTTCAATGGGCGAAACTTTTAAGGTGGAGATAATCAATGAGCTTGAGGAGGGCGAAGTTTCACTTTATGAACAGGGGGATTTTGTTGACCTTTGTCGCGGACCTCATTTACCAAGCACGGGGAAAATAAAGTTTTTTAAATTGTTAAATGTCGCCGGGGCATATTGGAGAGGTGATGAAAACAATAAAATGCTTCAGCGCATATACGGTACAGCTTGGTTTAAAAAAGAAGATTTGGATGATTATTTAAACAGACTTGAAGAAGCTAAAAAAAGAGATCATAGAAAACTCGGAAAGGAGTTGGAGCTTTTTTCAACATTTGATGAAATCGGTTCAGGTTTAATTTGTTGGATGCCAAAAGGTGGTAGGATGAGGGCTACCATTGAGGATTTTTGGAGAAAAAAACACTACGAAAATGGTTATGAGCTCTTGTATACGCCTCATATAGGAAAATCTAATTTGTGGCAGACTTCAGGCCATCTGGATTTTTATAATGAAAATATGTATTCACCAATGGATATAGAAGGGCAAAATTACTTTATAAAGCCAATGAACTGCCCTTTCCATATTATGATTTATAAATCTAAGACAAGATCTTACAGAGATTTACCCCTTAGATGGGCTGAGCTTGGTACTGTTTACCGTTATGAGCGTTCGGGTGTATTGCATGGGCTTTTAAGGGTAAGAGGTTTTACTCAAGATGATGCCCATATCGTTTGTGCACAAGATCAGATTGAGTCAGAAATAAAAGAGGTATTGCGTTTTTCCCTTGAAATGTGGAAAGCATTTGGATTTGAGAATATAAAAGGTTATATTGCAACCAGGCCTGAAAAGAGTGTGGGCGATGAGTCGATGTGGGAGAAGGCTACAAACTCTTTAACTGAGGCTATAAAATCATCAGGGATTGAATTTGAAGTAGATGAGGGTGGTGGAGCATTTTACGGCCCTAAAATTGACTTAAAGGTAAAGGATGCTATCGGTAGAGAATGGCAAATGACAACTATACAATTCGATTTCAATCTTCCTGAAAGATTTGATATGTCATATGTTGACAAAGATGGTCAGCAAAAGAGGCCTTTTATGGTGCATAGAGCACTTTTAGGTTCTTTAGAAAGATTTTTTGGGGTACTGATTGAGCATTTCGCGGGTGCTTTCCCAATGTGGATTGCTCCTGTACAGGTTAAAATACTGAATATCAGTGACACGCAGATTGATTATTGTAAAGAGCTTTATAACGAACTAAAATCCAATGGGTTTAGGGTAGAGCTTGACTTAAGGAATGAAAAGATTGGGTATAAGATAAGGGAAGCTCAAATGGAAAAAATTCCTCATATGATTATTATTGGCAATGATGAAATGGAAAATAAAAAGGTTTCTGTAAGGCTGAGAAATGGAGAAAATAAAAATAATCTTGATTTTTCAGAATATATTGGTGTATTAAGAGAGCTTGATAAATCGAAGACTCAACAATTATGGAGGTGA
- the infC gene encoding translation initiation factor IF-3, with product MVKEVDKERVNEEITSPEVRLILSDGTQKGVVSIAEALKIAEEEGYDLVEIAPQAKPPVCKVMDYSKFKFEKSKKEKEAKKKQKQHQIDIKEIKFRPKIEEHDYGVKLKHVRRFLEDGDKVKVVVRYRGREMMFMDQGLELLNKLVSDLEDLCVVEKKPEMQGRQQTMVLAPKAN from the coding sequence ATAGTTAAGGAAGTTGATAAGGAAAGAGTAAACGAGGAAATAACCTCACCTGAAGTTAGGTTAATTCTTTCGGACGGTACTCAAAAAGGGGTTGTATCTATAGCTGAAGCGCTAAAGATTGCAGAAGAAGAAGGTTATGACTTGGTTGAAATTGCTCCTCAAGCTAAACCTCCGGTTTGTAAAGTAATGGATTATAGCAAGTTCAAATTTGAGAAGAGTAAGAAAGAGAAGGAAGCCAAGAAGAAACAGAAGCAACATCAAATTGATATTAAAGAGATAAAGTTTAGACCAAAAATTGAAGAGCATGATTACGGTGTAAAATTAAAACATGTCAGAAGATTTTTAGAAGATGGTGATAAGGTTAAGGTTGTGGTCCGTTATAGAGGTCGGGAAATGATGTTTATGGACCAGGGCCTTGAGTTACTAAATAAATTAGTTAGTGATTTAGAAGATCTCTGTGTTGTAGAAAAAAAACCGGAGATGCAGGGTCGTCAGCAGACAATGGTCTTAGCACCGAAGGCTAATTAG
- the rpmI gene encoding 50S ribosomal protein L35 → MPKMKTHRGAAKRFKVTGSGKVKFKRNGLRHILTSKSAKRKRALRRPDILTGADAENIKKLLPYA, encoded by the coding sequence ATGCCTAAGATGAAAACCCATAGGGGTGCTGCCAAGAGATTTAAAGTTACAGGCAGCGGAAAAGTGAAGTTCAAAAGAAACGGATTGAGGCATATCCTCACCTCAAAATCCGCAAAAAGAAAGCGCGCTTTGCGCCGCCCTGACATCCTGACAGGGGCTGATGCAGAAAATATCAAAAAACTGCTCCCCTACGCA